A region of the Deltaproteobacteria bacterium genome:
CCAGCACGAAGGGGAGCGCCTTGCGGAGGTACTCGTGGTGCTCGCCGACGATGTGCTCGAGCAGGTGCGGCGTCGGCAGGTCGCGCAGGTCGGCGGGCGGCTCCCCGCGTCGCGACGCGATGGCCTGGGAGAGCTCCGCCAGGAGCGCGTCCAGCGCGAGGCCCTTCTCGCGCGCGGCGGTCTCGATGCTCAGATGTCCGCGGCAGCAGAAGTCGATGCGGTGGCGTTGAAAGACCTGAGCGCACTCGGAGTGATCGAGCACGGTGTCGGCGATGGTCCGTTCTGGATTGAGCATGCAGTTCTCCTTGCCACGTGCACTTAGCAGGGATCGGGCCACCTCCCGGCGGTGCCCTCGGAGGGCCATGATCGCCGGCCTTTCCCGGGGCGGGACCTCGCCCCAGCTGGACGCGTTCCGTGATACGTTCCATAATGTAACCCATGGAACACAGAGCGGGAGAGTTCTGCAACCTCTGCGGGCTGGTGCCGGTCGCCCCCCGGCTGAAGGGGGCGACCCACGTCGTCGCGAAGAGCGCCGCGATGCAGGGGCTGCTCAAGCGCGCCGCGCGATTCGCCGCCAGCGACGCGCCGGTGGCCGTGCTGGGCGAGACGGGCACGGGCAAGGAGGTGGTCGCGCGGATCCTCCACGCCAACTCGCCCCGAGCCAAGGAGCCGTTCGTGGCGGTGAACGTCACGGCCCTCCCCGCCGAGCTCCTCGAGTCCGAGCTCTTCGGCCACGCGAAGGGGGCCTTCACGGGCGCCGCCTCCGCGCGCCCCGGCCTCTTCGAAGCGGCCCACCGAGGCACGCTCTTCCTCGACGAGATCGGCGAGATGCCGCCGCCGCTGCAAGCCAAGCTCCTGCGCGCCCTGCAACACGGCGAGCTCCGGCGCGTCGGGGAGAACGTGGCCTTTGAGGTGGACGTGCGCGTGGTCTGCGCGACGCATCGCGACCTCCCCCGCCGGGTGCGCGAGGGCCTTTTTCGCGAGGACCTCTACTACCGCCTGAAGGTGCTGACCCTCGAGGTGCCGACGCTGCGCGAGCGGGCGGAGGACATCCTGCCCCTGGCACGTCACTTCCTCGCCGAGGAGCGGACGGCGAGCCAGGGCTTCTCCTCGGCGGCCGAGAGACGGCTGCGGCGCTACGGGTGGCCGGGCAACGTCCGGGAGCTCGAGAACGTGGTGAAGCACGGGGCGGCGCTGGCGACCGGCCCCACCGTGGGGGAGGAGGACCTGCCCGGCGAGCTCCTCGACCCGGCCCCGAAGGCGCCACGCGCGAAATCGCCGCCGGAAGGGGAGCCGCTGAAGACGCTGGCCGAGGTGGAGCGCGAACACATCCTCCGCGTCCTCGACGGGTGCGGGGGCTCCCCATCGCAGGCGGCGCGGGTCCTCGACATCGCGCGAAACACCCTGTGGCGAAAGCTGCGGACCGTCTGAGGGGTCGGCGCGAACCTCAGGGCGGCGCGGCGCGGAGGCGCCGCCTGGCCGCGTCGAAGAAGGTGTAGGGGTCCACGACCTCCGCCCCACGTGCCGCGAGGGCCTTCGCCAGGGCCACGAGCCGCGTGGGCTCCACGAGCACGGTGCGCAGGGCGATGAGTCCGTGCGACGGCCGCTGTGCCAGCAGGCGCTCGGCCAGCACCTCCGCCGAGGTCTCGTCGCGGAGGCCGTAGGCCATCGCCTGACCCGAGCCACTGTCTCGAAGCTCGGCGACGAAAGGCACACCCCGCGCCTGCGTGAGCGTTCTTCCGTCGTCGAAGCCGTCGTGGGCCACCACGCCCCCCGGCGAGCACCGCGCGAACGCGTCTCGCACCTTCGCGGAGAGGCTTCCCGCCCATCCGTTGAGCGCCCAGCCCGTGTGCTCGTAGCCGAGTCGCTCGTAGTAGGTCGTGCACTGCTCCACCCACCGCTCGAGGCCCGCGTCGTCGAGAAACCCCGGGTTCAGGTATCCCGCCCCCGTGTCCGCGCCCACGAAGTAGTCGTTCGGCGTCGCCGTGTCGAAGAAGTGCGCGAACAGGGGGGGCACGCGCTCGGCGAGGTTCGGATTGAAACCCCACGACAGAGGTATCCGGCCCCGCGCGGGGTCGTCCCAGAGATGGCGACCGTGAAACCAGATCCACGCGGCGGAATCGTAGTCCCCGAGGTGGAGATGCACGTACACCTTCTGCGGGTCGTAGGGAGGGCGGGCGAGCGGCGGGCGATTCGGTGCCTTGCGCCGGAGCGGAAAGTGCCGGAAGACGGACGCGTTCGACATGCCCGCGGGATGGATCGCGTCGGCGTCCTTCGCGAAGTAGAAGCGCGAGATCTCGCGCGCGAAGGACCACTCGAGGTCCCAGGCCTCGCGGGCCCCGTACGGCCGCGCGTACTTGAAGGCCCAGTTCGGAAACCCCACCACGGTGCCGATGCGGCCCTTGGGGAGGCGCGCCTGCCCGTACGACAGGATCTCACGGAGCAGCGCCAGGTCCTGCCCGGGGGGCTGGGACGGATCGTCGTTCGGCGCCCCGTCCTCGACGGGCAGGAGGTCGAACATCAACGCGCGCCGCGCCACCAGATCGTCGCGACTCAGGATCTGGTTGTTGTAGACGTGAAACGACTCGGGCTGGCCGAAGCGCGTGGGAGCGTTCCGCGCCTGACGCTCGGGGTCCTTGAGGAAGTATCCGTCGAGCGTGTAGCCGAAGACGGTCGAGTCCACGCGCCCCGGCTTGAGGTACGTGTCGATGAGCCAGCGGTAGACCTGTCCCTTGGTCGTCAGAGAGCGGAAATCTCGACGGACGGGCACCTTGGCACGGAGCGCCCGCTGATACAGGCTGTCGGGCGCCTCGGAGTACCGCACCGGGATCAGGCTCTCCACACCGGCCGCGGTGAACGCCGCGTTCAGAGTGGCCGGAGTCGCCTCGTGCCAGACGGCCAGGCCCTTGACCTCGGTCGTGAGCTGACGCGCCCAGCCCAGCAGCACCTCCAGGCTCTTGACTCGCACGACCTCGCGCACGAGCGACTTCTCCGAGAGACGGCGCAACCAGTACTCGTCGTAGGAAGAGTAACCATCGTCGTACCAGAAGTTCTCGTGTCGCGGATCCTTGGGCACGAGGACATAGAGCCGGGGGGTGGAGCGATTGAGCAAGCCTTGCAGCGCGGCCACGAAGACCTGCGCGTCGTAGTAGGAAGCGGGATCGCCCTGCGCGGCCTCCGCGAGGTTGTAGACGACGAGCGGCCGGGCGAAGAGCGGAGCGAGCTCGTTCGGGCCAGCGCAACCGCCCTGCGGCGAGCAAGCCGCGGCTCCGCGCCGGTTCTCGTCGGGAACCTTTCCGCAGGATGCAAGGGCCAGGGTCAGAAGGACGAATGGGCAGATCGCAAGACGCCGTCTCGGCATGCGCCCGCGCGGAGCAAGGAGCGGGCCGCGCGCGCCGAAGACCGAAGCCGTCGAAATTCCAACGGTCGATGGCCGCGCGTCGGCGAGCGACCTCTTCGAAGACCGGTCAGTGGCTGCTCCGTCTCGCAGGCCTCCTCGATGCGAGCGCCGCCTGGCCCCCCGCCGCCACGTCGTGCCAGACTGCGAGGCATGACTTCCCGGCTGGAGCTCGCGCTAGGTGTGCTGAACGGCGCGGTGGGCGACTACCTGGCCCGCACGCGCAATGGGCTCGCCACGGAGATGACTCTCGTGCATCAGGGGCGACCGGTCCCCGCTGCCGCAGCCGCCCTGGCCCGCGCCTACCCGCAGGCCTCGCGACGCGCGGTCCTGCTGGTTCATGGGCTGATGTGCACCGAGGATGTGTGGCGCCTCCCGGACGGGAGCGACTACGGGTCCCTGCTCGAGAGGGACTTCGGCTGGACGCCGCTCTACCTGCGTTTCAACTCCGGCCTGCCGATCCCCGACAACGGCGTGGCGCTGGCGCGGCTGCTCGAGGCGCTCCCCGACGTCTACCCCGGCCCGCTCGAAGAGCTGGTGTTCGTCGGGTTCAGCCTCGGTGGCCTGGTCGTGCGCAGCGCCTGCCACGAGGCCTCCCTGGCCGGCTCGCCCTGGCTGAAACGGGTGCGTCGGGCCTTCTATGTCGGCACGCCCCACCGCGGCGCGGCGCTCGAACGCCTGGGGCGGGCCGCTGCCGGCCTGCTTCGCGTGATACCGGACCCCTACGCGCGCCTCGTCGCCGAGCTCGGCGACCTGCGCAGCGAGGGGATCAAGGACCTCGGCGACGCCGATCTGCGACACGAGGACCGTGCCCGCCGCCGGGACGGAATCACCCTGCGCGACCCGCAACATCCCGTGCCGCTGCTTCCGGGTATCGCGCACCACCTCGTGGCGGGATCGGTCGCGCGAGACCCGCGGCTGTCCTTGCTGTTCGGCGACGCGGTGGTCGCACTCTCCAGCGCGACGGACGGAAGCCTCCGGGCGGCGAGCCCCCTGCCCGCCGATCGCGTCCATGTGATCCCGGAGGCGACGCACCTCCAGCTCGCGCACGACCTCCGGGTCTACGACCGGCTCCGCGCGTGGTGCGCGGAGGGGCCCGATTCGTGACCGAGGAAACCCTCCAGCGCCTGCGGGGACTGCAACGGCTCGTCGAGGACGGCGTCGAACACGGCTGTGCCGCCCTCGAACGGGTGCACCGCGAGACGGCAGCTCGCTCGTTCCGGGTCACCGAGACCCTGCCCCCCATCGCCGCTCCCTCGCGCACAGTCCACGCGATCCACGATCTCGTCGTGGGCGGCGTCTACGGAACCGTGCGACGATTCAACCGACTCCTCGGACGAAGCGCGGCCATCGCGCTGGAACTCGTCCCACGCAGCGAAACTCCCACCGTGAATCAGCCTGGCGCACCGGACCTCGCGCCTCCGTCGGTCAGGTGCAGATCCACGCCGAGGTAGGCCCCACGGCCATGCACGAACAGGGCGTCTTCACCGACGGGTTGAGCACGCTCTTGATACAGCTACAGACGAGGCTCGCGCCGGGCACGTTGCAGCCCGTGCCGCAGACCGCCGCCGCGGGGCACCGTGGCGTGAGCTGACAGCCACCGTGCCAGGCGCCGAGGCCATTGGCCGCGCAGGCCGTCATCGAACACCCGCCGAGGCCCGTGCTGACGCAGAGCACGCTCAGAGGGGCGCAGGGCTGCGGCGGTGTGGGGGCCGTCGGACAGGGCATGGTGAGCGGTGTTAGCGGCGTCCCGCAGGCGTAGGTGCCGCTGGCGCCGCATTCGCACGCCATGGCCTGCTGACCGTCGTAGGTGCCGCACGGCTGCCCCGGCTGACACGTGAGGCCGGGCCCGCAACTTCCGACGGAAGCGCTGTCTCGCGTCGCGGCTCCGTCTCTCGCGCGCGCGTCCGGCCGCCGCTGGTCCGGCCGAAGGTCTTGTGGCCGGAACGCGTCGCGGCCTCCCCGGTCGCGCTCCGCGGCGTCCCGCGCCCGAGACAGATCGTGGGCGCCGACCGCGTCGCCCGAGGAAGCATCCCCCGTCACCGCGTCCCCCACGGCGGCGTCTCGCGGGCCGGCGTTCGCGTCGTCAGAGCCGCTCGGCGCCCCGGAACAGCCCGAGTTCGACGCGGCGAGCCCCGCGATGAATCCCAACCAGCACACGCGACTTCGCACAGGCATGTCCCCTCCGCACCGGACCCTTAGTGGGTCATCCGAGAGCAAACATTCACCGCCACCTGTCCAGCGACGCCCTCCCCCTTGCCAGCGGGATGCCCGTGGGCCTACGGTCGAAACGTGACGACCTTCCGCGACCGGACGATCCTCGGGCGAACCGGCCTCCGGGTGAGCCGGCTAGGCCTCGCCTCCGGCTACGGCGTTCCCGACGACGCCGTGGAACGGGCCTTCCACGAGCACGGCCTGAACTACTTCTACTGGTCGTCGCCCCGTCGGGGCGGGATGAAGCGCGCGCTCCAGCGGCTGGCCCGGACCCACCGTCAGGAGCTGGTCATCGCCCTTCAGACCTACGACCACACGGGGCTCGTCTTGTCGCGGTTTCACGAGCGCGGGCTGCGAGCCCTCGGGATCGACTACGCGGACGTCCTGATCCTGGGCTGGTTCAACCACTACCCGCGGGAGCGCGTGCTCGACGCGGCGCTCTCCCTCAAGGCGCAGGGCAAGGTCCGCTTCCTCGCGCTCTCGGGGCATCGACGGGAGAACTTCCGCGAGCTGCTCGCCCGCCCCAGCTCGCCGATCGACATCTTCATGATCCGCTACAACGCCGCGCATCGCGGGGCAGAGGTCGAGGTCTTTCCTCACCTGCCCGCGGAGGGTCGTCCAGGGATCACGACCTACACCGCCACGCGCTGGGGCCAGCTCCTGCAGGAGCGGCGCATGCCGTCGGGGGAGCGCCCGCTCTCGGCCAGCGAGTGCTACCGCTTCGTGCTCTCCCACCCGGCGGTGGACCTCTGCATGATCGGTCCCGCCGACGGCGAGCAGCTCACCGAGGCCGTGCGGGCGCTGGACGCGGGCCCCCTGTCCGAGCCCGACCTCGCGCGCGTGCGCCGCATCGGAGACCATGTACACGGCTGACGCCTCGTGGAACCTCACCGCCCTCGTGGGCGAAACGCCGCTCGTGGCGCTGGACGCGCTCGTCGGGCGACCGGAGGTGCGCCTCCTCGGCAAGCTCGAGGGGACCAACCCGGGCGGCAGCGTCAAGGATCGCGCCGCCTGGTGGATGATCCGGAACGCGATCGCCCGGGGCGAGCTGCGTCCCGGCATGCGCCTCATCGAGCCCACGAGCGGGAACACCGGCATCGCGCTGGCCATGATCGCCGCCACGCAGCGGATCCCGCTCGTGCTGGTGATGCCCGAGGACGCCACGGCCGAGCGCGTGCAAACCATGCGCGCCTACGGGGCCGAGGTGGTCCTCACGCCGGCGGCGCTGCGCATGGAGGGCGCCATCGACGTCGCGCGCGCCCGCTGCGCGGAGGGCGGCTACCTGATGCTGGACCAGTTCTCGAACCCCGATAACCCCCTCGCGCACTACGAGAGCACGGGGCCCGAGATCTGGCGCGACACCGGCGGGGCGATCACCCACTTCGTCTCGGCGATGGGCACCACGGGCACGATCGTGGGCACCTCGCGCTTCCTCAAGGAACAGCGCCAGACGATCCAGATCGTGGGCGTACACCCCAAGGAGGGCTCGCAGATCCCCGGCATTCGACGCTGGCCCGCGGCCTACCTCCCGCGGATCTACGAACCCTCCCGCGTGGACCGCGTGCTGGAGGTCAGCGCCGAAGAGGCCAACGAGACCGCGCGCACGCTGGCGCGAACCTGCGGGGTCCTCGCCGGGGCGAGCAGCGGCGGCGCGGTGGCGGCCGCTCTCCGTGTCTGCTCCGAGCTGGACGCGGGACTTGTCGTCGTGGTGATCTGCGACCGGGGAGACCGCTACCTCTCGTCCAACCTGTACGCACCGAAAGGAGCGCCATGAAGATCTCGATTCGTCGTACGCGGGGAGCGCAGTTCGAAGGCCTCAGCGAGAGCGGTCAGAAGGCCCTGCTGGACGGTCCGCCGAACGCCGGCGGCCAGGGCGAGGGCGTTCGCCCGATGGAGCTCGTGCTGATGGGGATGGCCGGCTGCTCGGCCCTCGACGTGCTCCACATCCTGGGCCAGCAGCACCAGCCGATCGAAGACCTGGAGGTTCACGTCGAGGCGCAGCGTGCCGACGCGATCCCCGCCGTCCTCACGCAGATCGACCTGCACTACGTCGCGTCGGGGGCCATAGACCTGCACAAGCTCGAACGCGCCGTGAAGCTCTCCCTCGAGAAGTACTGCTCCGTCTCGCGGATGCTGGAGTCCACTGCCAAGATCTCCCACCGCATCACGCTCCGCGAACCGACGACGTAGCGGCGGGCGCGTCCGCTTCCCTCGTCCGCACCGCCTCCGAGTTCCAGCGACGCCGTCCGGAAACGCGTGAGCCCCGCGATCCCGCGCGCGGAATACCTGCGTCATTCCAGTGGCGAGCCGTGGCACGGCGGTTGCTGTCTGCCTCTCTCGAAGGAGAGGTATCCCACGATGGCACCAGCTCGCCGCGCCGCATCTCGCACTGCACTCTCTCTCGCCCTCCTCGCGCTCGTCGCCCTCCTCGGGAGCTCCGCTCGCGCCCAGACGCGGGCGCGGCTCCGGCAACTCACCGAGCAGTACTGCCGCGCGAACAACCTGCCGATGCGGGCGGTGAACCTGAACCTGCCCGGGCGCAACGTCGAGCGTCTGGTGGTGCCGGTGCTCGCGAACACCTCCCAGAGCTTCGAGCAGACCTTTGGCACCGCCAACGGCGCGATGGTCTACCGCTGCCCGAGCAACGACAACATCCACGTCCAGCTTTCACTCGGGACGAACGAGTACATGGCGTACGGCAGCGGCAACCAGGGGTACTTCGCCCAGCGCTACCGGCAGCAGAACCCCGTGATGACCCCGGCCTACGGCGGTCTCTACTGCGCCTTCGGTCTCAACCCGCAAGAGATCAACCACGCGCTGAACTTCTGGGCCACCGACGGCGTCGGCTGGAACACGTACCTCCAGCGGCACCCCGGCGCCCAGCAGCGCGCCGGCTGCATGTGGTGGCTCGTCTCCGCCGAAAGCGGGCCCGGCCAGAGCCTGTGGCACCGCCTCGGCGTCAGCCGCTCCGCCACGCCGGCGAACCTCCTCCCGAAGCTGATCCATGCCGGCAACGAATGGGTCGGCCCCGTCGGCGTGCCGGTCAACAGCCTCGATCAGTTCAACGCCATGACCGACCAGCAGCTCCTCGGCCCTCCCCCGGGAGGCGGCGCCGCGGACGCCATTCGCTAGCTACTCGGCCCACTGCCGGTCACCTCGAGGAGTGTCATGACCCGCCTCGCACCCGGACGCCTCAGTCTGTTCGTCGTCGCAGCGTTCGCCCTCTGCCCGGCACGACCCGCCTCCGCCCGCGCCCCCGCGCGCCTGCGTCAGCTCGCCGCGCAGTACTGCCAGGTGAACAACCTCCCGATGCGGGTGGCGAACCTCGACGCCGGTGGCCGCAGCGTAGAGCGGCTCATCGTCCCCGTGCTGGCCAACACGGCGCAGAGCTTCGCCGAGATCTTCGGCGTGGCGAACGGGGCGCTGACCTATCGCTCCATCCAGCAGGACCCGGTCCACGCCACCATCAGCATCGGCGCCGTCGGCTACTATCGCTATTCGTCGGGGGCCTACCGCGACCCGAACGCGAACCCTCAGCTCGGCACCAACTACGCGGGGAGGTACCTCGCGCTCGGACTTCCCCGGGCGGAGCTCGATCACCTGCTGAACTTCTGGGCCACCGACGGGCTGAACTGGAACAACTACGTGGCGCGGCGCCCCGGCGAGCGACAGCACGCGGGCTGCATGTGGTGGCTCGTCTCGGCCGAGGTCGGTCCCGGCCAGAGCCTCTGGCACCGTCTCGGCGTCAGTCGCTCCAACACCCCCGCGAACCTCTTGCCCAAGCTGATCCACGCGGGCAACGACTGGGTCGGCCCCGTCGGCGTACCGGTGAACACCGTGGCCGAGTTCAACGCCATGACCGAGCAGCAGCTCCTCGGGCCACCCCCGGCGGGGGGCGCCGTGGACGCCGTCAGGTAGCCTTCGGAGTTCGGCCCCTCCCTTGAGCACCTCGACGGAGAGGTGCTATCACCTGTTCATGTGCCTCGCCGTACCCCTCCGCGTCGTCTCCCTCGACGACGCGGGACGCGCCGAAGCCGAGCTGGGCGGCGTGCGCCAGACGGTCCACGTCGCGCTGCTCGACGAGGTGCGGGTCGGTGACTACGTGATCGTCCACGCGGGCTTCGCTATCGGGCGACTCGACCCCGAGGAGGCCGAGCGAACCCTGGCGCTCTTCGCCGGGCTCGCCGCCGCCGCCGAGGCCGCCGACGAGCGCTCCCCGTGAAGTTCGTGGACGACTTCCGGCACGCGCCGTCGGCTCGCGCGCTTCTCGCCGCCCTCAGGCGCGACGTCCACCCCGGCGCCACCTACCGCCTGATGGAGTTCTGTGGCGGCCACACGCACGCGCTCTGGCGCTACGGCCTGCAGGAGCTCCTCCCTCCCGAGGTGCGCATGATCCACGGGCCGGGGTGCCCCGTTTGCGTGCTTCCCAGCGCGCGCGTGGACCTGGCCATCGCCCTGGCGCAGCACGAGAGCGTGGCGCTCTGCACCTTCGGCGACCTCCTGCGCGTCCCCGGCTCGCACCGCACGAGCCTGCTCCACGCCCGGGCCGCGGGCGCGGACGTCCGCTCCGTCTACTCCCCGGCCGAAGCGCTCGAGCTCGCACGCCGCGAACCGACCCGTCAGGTCGTCTTCTTCGCCATCGGCTTCGAAACGACCGCACCGGCCACCGCGCTCCTCCTCGAGCAGGCGCGGGAGCTCGGCCTGACGAACTTCTCGGTCCACTGCAATCACCTGCTCACCCCCTCGGCGATGACGAGCATCCTCGAGTCCACCCAGGTGCGGCGCCTCGCCGCAGTACCGATCGACGGCTTCGTCGGCCCCGCGCACGTCAGCGTGGTGATCGGCAGCCGGCCCTACGAGCACTTCGCCGAGGAGTACCGCAAGCCCGTGGTCATCGCCGGCTTCGAACCGCTCGACCTGCTGCAGGCCATCCTGATGCTCGTGCGCCAGGTGAACGCCGGCCAGGCGCGGGTCGAGAACCAGTACCGCCGCGCGGTCACCCGCGAGGGGAACGCGAGGGCCCAGGCCGTGGTCTCGCGGGTCTTCGAGCTCCGACGCACCTTCGAGTGGCGCGGCCTCGGCACCATCCCCTACAGCGCGCTCCGCATCCGCGAGGCCTTCTCCGACCTCGACGCCGAGCAGCGCTTTCCGCTCACCCTGCCGGCCGGACGGGAGAATCCCGCCTGCCAGTGCGGGGCGGTGCTGCGTGGCGCGCTCGCCCCCGAGGAGTGTCCGCTCTTCGGCACGCTCTGCACCCCGGAGAGCCCCATCGGCTCGTGCATGGTCTCCTCCGAGGGGGCCTGCGCGGCGCACTACACCTTCGGACGCCGTTCGCGACGCGCGTCTCCTCCCCCGGCCAGCACGGAGGTCGGCCGATGACGACCGCGGCCTCGGGCGCCCACGACGAGCCCTGCGTCGAGCTGGTCCACGGCTCGGGGGGTCGCGCCACGCACCGGCTGGTCGAGGAGCTCTTCCTGGCCGCGTTCGGCAACCCGACCCTCCACGCGCGTAACGACGGCGCGGTCCTCCCGCCCATCCCCGGCCGCCTCGTCGTCTCGACGGACATGCACGTCGTCTCGCCGCTCTTCTTCCCCGGTGGAGACATCGGCTCGCTGGCCGTGAACGGGACGATCAACGACGTGGCCATGACGGGGGCTCGCCCCCTCTACCTGACGGCCGGCTTCGTGCTCGAGGCGGGGCTCCCTCTCGCCGACCTCGCGCGCATCGCGAGCTCGATGGCCACCGCGGCCGGAGCGGCGGGGGTCACCATCGTGGCCGGGGACACCAAGGTCGTGGAGCCGGGGAAGGCCGACCGGCTCTTCATCAGCACCACGGGGGTCGGCGTGCTGGCCGACGGGGTGGAGCTCGGCGCCGACCGCGCGCGCCCTGGCGACAGGCTCCTCCTGAGCGGCTCCCTCGGCGAGCACGCCACGGCCATCCTCGCCGGGCGGATGCAGCTCGACCTGGAGGCGCGGGTGGTCTCCGACTGCGCGGCGCTTCACGAGCTCGTCGCCGCGCTCCTCGCGGCGGCGCCCCACCTGCGCTGCCTGCGCGACCCCACGCGCGGCGGCCTCGGCGCCACGCTCAACGAGCTGGCGCACCAGTCGCGCGTGGGGATGGTGCTCGACGAGACGGCGATCCCGGTCACCGAGGAGGTACGCGCCATCTGCGAGCTCCTCGGCTTCGACCCGCTCTACCTGGCCAACGAGGGGAAGCTCGTGGCTGTCTGCCCACCCGAGGAGGCCGACGCCGCACTCGCCTCTCTACGCGCGCACCCGCTCGGGCGCCGCGCGGCCGCGATCGGCGAGGTGGTCCCCGATCCCCACGGCTTCGTGGAGCTCCGAACGGCCTTCGGCGGTCGGCGCGTCCTGGACTGGCTCGCCGGGGACCAGCTCCCGCGCATCTGTTGAGGGATCGACCGACCGTGCACATCCTGCTCCTCGCCCACAGCTTCAACAGCCTCACCCAGCGCGTGCACGTGGAGCTCCGCCACGACGGACACGAGGTCTCGGTCGAGCTCGACGTCAACGACCAGGTGACTGCCGAGGCCGTAGCGCTCTTCCGCCCCGACGTGCTCGTCGCGCCGTATCTCCGGCGGCGCATCCCTGACGAGATCTGGCGCGTGCTGCCGTGCATCGTCCTCCACCCGGGGATCCCGGGGGACCGTGGCCCCTCGGCGCTGGACTGGGCCGTGCTCGAGGGCGAAGAGCGCTGGGGGGTCACGGCGCTCCAGGCCAACGCCGAGCTGGACGGCGGGGAGGTCTGGGCCAGCGCCACCTTCCTTATGCGTGCGGCGCGCAAGGGGAGCCTCTATCGCTTCGAGGTGACCGAGGCCGCGGTGCGGTCGCTGCGCGAGGCGCTGGCCCGGCTCGGGCGCGGCGAGCGACCCTCGCCCCTCGCCGAGCTCTCGGGCGAGCGGACGGGCCGTGCCCGCCGGAGGATGCGCGCCACCGACCGCCCCATCGAATGGAGTACCGATCCCACCGAGACCGTCTTGCGCAAGCTCCACAGCGCGGACGGCGCCCCCGGCGTGGAGGACGACCTGGACGGGCTCCGCATCCGCTGCTTCGACGCCTGGCCGGAGGGGGCGCTGCGCGGCACCCCGGGCACCTGGCTCGCGCAACGCGACGGGGCTCTCTGTCGCGCTACCCGCGACGGTGCCGTCTGGCTCGGCCAGCTCCAGGCGGTGCGGAACGACGAGGCGACCTTCAAGCTGCCGGCGGCGATGGTCCTCGGGTCTCGCGTCGGAAACCTCCCCGAGCTCGACGTGCCGCTCGAGGCCCAGTCGACCCCCACCTTCCAGCCCTTCTCGTACCGGGAGCGGGACGGCGTCGG
Encoded here:
- the hypD gene encoding hydrogenase formation protein HypD translates to MKFVDDFRHAPSARALLAALRRDVHPGATYRLMEFCGGHTHALWRYGLQELLPPEVRMIHGPGCPVCVLPSARVDLAIALAQHESVALCTFGDLLRVPGSHRTSLLHARAAGADVRSVYSPAEALELARREPTRQVVFFAIGFETTAPATALLLEQARELGLTNFSVHCNHLLTPSAMTSILESTQVRRLAAVPIDGFVGPAHVSVVIGSRPYEHFAEEYRKPVVIAGFEPLDLLQAILMLVRQVNAGQARVENQYRRAVTREGNARAQAVVSRVFELRRTFEWRGLGTIPYSALRIREAFSDLDAEQRFPLTLPAGRENPACQCGAVLRGALAPEECPLFGTLCTPESPIGSCMVSSEGACAAHYTFGRRSRRASPPPASTEVGR
- a CDS encoding alpha/beta hydrolase; its protein translation is MTSRLELALGVLNGAVGDYLARTRNGLATEMTLVHQGRPVPAAAAALARAYPQASRRAVLLVHGLMCTEDVWRLPDGSDYGSLLERDFGWTPLYLRFNSGLPIPDNGVALARLLEALPDVYPGPLEELVFVGFSLGGLVVRSACHEASLAGSPWLKRVRRAFYVGTPHRGAALERLGRAAAGLLRVIPDPYARLVAELGDLRSEGIKDLGDADLRHEDRARRRDGITLRDPQHPVPLLPGIAHHLVAGSVARDPRLSLLFGDAVVALSSATDGSLRAASPLPADRVHVIPEATHLQLAHDLRVYDRLRAWCAEGPDS
- the hypE gene encoding hydrogenase expression/formation protein HypE — encoded protein: MTTAASGAHDEPCVELVHGSGGRATHRLVEELFLAAFGNPTLHARNDGAVLPPIPGRLVVSTDMHVVSPLFFPGGDIGSLAVNGTINDVAMTGARPLYLTAGFVLEAGLPLADLARIASSMATAAGAAGVTIVAGDTKVVEPGKADRLFISTTGVGVLADGVELGADRARPGDRLLLSGSLGEHATAILAGRMQLDLEARVVSDCAALHELVAALLAAAPHLRCLRDPTRGGLGATLNELAHQSRVGMVLDETAIPVTEEVRAICELLGFDPLYLANEGKLVAVCPPEEADAALASLRAHPLGRRAAAIGEVVPDPHGFVELRTAFGGRRVLDWLAGDQLPRIC
- a CDS encoding OsmC family protein, with product MKISIRRTRGAQFEGLSESGQKALLDGPPNAGGQGEGVRPMELVLMGMAGCSALDVLHILGQQHQPIEDLEVHVEAQRADAIPAVLTQIDLHYVASGAIDLHKLERAVKLSLEKYCSVSRMLESTAKISHRITLREPTT
- a CDS encoding HypC/HybG/HupF family hydrogenase formation chaperone — its product is MCLAVPLRVVSLDDAGRAEAELGGVRQTVHVALLDEVRVGDYVIVHAGFAIGRLDPEEAERTLALFAGLAAAAEAADERSP
- a CDS encoding sigma-54-dependent Fis family transcriptional regulator; the protein is MEHRAGEFCNLCGLVPVAPRLKGATHVVAKSAAMQGLLKRAARFAASDAPVAVLGETGTGKEVVARILHANSPRAKEPFVAVNVTALPAELLESELFGHAKGAFTGAASARPGLFEAAHRGTLFLDEIGEMPPPLQAKLLRALQHGELRRVGENVAFEVDVRVVCATHRDLPRRVREGLFREDLYYRLKVLTLEVPTLRERAEDILPLARHFLAEERTASQGFSSAAERRLRRYGWPGNVRELENVVKHGAALATGPTVGEEDLPGELLDPAPKAPRAKSPPEGEPLKTLAEVEREHILRVLDGCGGSPSQAARVLDIARNTLWRKLRTV
- a CDS encoding aldo/keto reductase gives rise to the protein MTTFRDRTILGRTGLRVSRLGLASGYGVPDDAVERAFHEHGLNYFYWSSPRRGGMKRALQRLARTHRQELVIALQTYDHTGLVLSRFHERGLRALGIDYADVLILGWFNHYPRERVLDAALSLKAQGKVRFLALSGHRRENFRELLARPSSPIDIFMIRYNAAHRGAEVEVFPHLPAEGRPGITTYTATRWGQLLQERRMPSGERPLSASECYRFVLSHPAVDLCMIGPADGEQLTEAVRALDAGPLSEPDLARVRRIGDHVHG
- the cysM gene encoding cysteine synthase CysM yields the protein MYTADASWNLTALVGETPLVALDALVGRPEVRLLGKLEGTNPGGSVKDRAAWWMIRNAIARGELRPGMRLIEPTSGNTGIALAMIAATQRIPLVLVMPEDATAERVQTMRAYGAEVVLTPAALRMEGAIDVARARCAEGGYLMLDQFSNPDNPLAHYESTGPEIWRDTGGAITHFVSAMGTTGTIVGTSRFLKEQRQTIQIVGVHPKEGSQIPGIRRWPAAYLPRIYEPSRVDRVLEVSAEEANETARTLARTCGVLAGASSGGAVAAALRVCSELDAGLVVVVICDRGDRYLSSNLYAPKGAP